The following DNA comes from Gemmatimonadaceae bacterium.
CCCGCGGGGTACGTCGCAGCGCCTTCGCCGAACCGTCGTCATGCCGTCCCGTCGCGAGTTCACCCGCACCTCCCTGGCCGCCCTTGGCGCGGCTGCGTTAGGCGGGTGGCGTGTACCTCGAAATGGCGGGCTCGACGACAGCCGGGTCAACGGTCAACGGCTGAACGGTACGCTCACTGAGCTGGCGCGTTTTGGCGCCAACCCCCAGGGCGGGGTGAGCCGGGTTGCCTACAGCGACTTCGATCGACAGGGCCGCGAATACGCGATGGGGCTGATGCGCGCGGCGCGCCTCGACGTCCGGATAGACGCGGCGGGCAACATCTTCGGCCGGCGCGCCGGTTCCGTGGCGGGCCTCGCTCCGATCTGGTTTGGCTCCCACATCGACTCCGTTCCCGAAGGCGGCAACTACGACGGCACCGTGGGGTCGCTCTCCGCGATCGAGGTGGCGGCGACGCTGGCCGAGCGCGGTGTCACCACGCGGCACCCACTGGAGGTCGTGATCTTCCAGAACGAGGAGGGCGGCACGGTGGGCAGCCGAGCGATCACCGGGCATGTCTCGACGGCGGACCTCGCGCTGGTTTCGCGCAGCGGCAAGACGATCGGCGACGGCATCGCGTTCCTCGGCGGGAGTGTGGCGCGGCTGGCGGAGGCCGAGCGGCGGCGCGGTGAAGTCGCGGCGTACCTCGAGCTGCACATCGAGCAGGGCGGCACGCTGGAGAAGGAGCGCATCGACATCGGCGTGGTCGAGGGGATCGTCGGCATCGGCTGGTGGGACGTGACGATCGACGGCTTTGCGAACCACGCCGGGACCACGGCGATGAACGAGCGACGCGATGCCATGCTCGCCTTCGCCCGGTTCACCGACGCGGTCAACCGACTCGTCACGCGCGAGCCCGGGCGCCAGGTGGGCACGGTGGGGCGCGCGCAGGCGTTCCCCGGGGCGCCCAACGTCATACCGGGTCGCGTGATCTGTTCGCTCGAGCTGCGTGACCTCGACGACGCAAAGATCGCCCGCCTGTTCGACGCGGTACGTGGTGAGGCCGCAAAGATCGGTGAGGCGACCGGTACCACGTTCAGCTACAAGTCGACGCATGCCTCATCGGCGGCGCTGA
Coding sequences within:
- a CDS encoding Zn-dependent hydrolase, whose protein sequence is MPSRREFTRTSLAALGAAALGGWRVPRNGGLDDSRVNGQRLNGTLTELARFGANPQGGVSRVAYSDFDRQGREYAMGLMRAARLDVRIDAAGNIFGRRAGSVAGLAPIWFGSHIDSVPEGGNYDGTVGSLSAIEVAATLAERGVTTRHPLEVVIFQNEEGGTVGSRAITGHVSTADLALVSRSGKTIGDGIAFLGGSVARLAEAERRRGEVAAYLELHIEQGGTLEKERIDIGVVEGIVGIGWWDVTIDGFANHAGTTAMNERRDAMLAFARFTDAVNRLVTREPGRQVGTVGRAQAFPGAPNVIPGRVICSLELRDLDDAKIARLFDAVRGEAAKIGEATGTTFSYKSTHASSAALTDPALQKIIEARAKGLGFSTKYLPSGAGHDAQHMATICPSAMIFVPSARGISHAPTEYTAPGDVTNGANVLLQTLLAVDAR